A stretch of the Euleptes europaea isolate rEulEur1 chromosome 14, rEulEur1.hap1, whole genome shotgun sequence genome encodes the following:
- the ANKRD23 gene encoding ankyrin repeat domain-containing protein 23 produces MEIFSIQQLVSDERHEGKGRGFEALSRNAAKVPETWQPGPVGVWEAVSKEKQKAEEEKRRKLETLNNSRLKLDSLQDLEAIIKLRKNKKKWKKVVRPKEQEPEIITEPVNSEQFLQAAVDNRILVIDKYLADGGDPNAHDKFACTALHQACLRGHAEIVEKLLEARAKLEPRDMLDATPVFWACRGGHLEILKCLINRGAKISTRDKLWSTPLHVAVRTGHCDCAEHLIACGANINAQDKEGDTPIHDAVRLGRFKAVKMLLMYGANLNIQNEEAVTPVDLVKDWQTGIRATLQECADRQHLSARN; encoded by the exons ATGGAGATCTTCAGCATTCAGCAGTTG GTAAGTGATGAACGACATGAGGGGAAAGGGCGAGGTTTTGAGGCCCTCTCCAGAAATGCAGCCAAAGTGCCAGAAACTTGGCAGCCGGGCCCAGTCGGCGTGTGGGAAGCAGTCAGCAAGGAGAAGCAGAAagcagaagaggagaagagaagaaag CTTGAGACACTCAATAACTCCAGACTGAAGCTAGACAGCTTGCAGGACTTGGAGGCTATTATCAAGCTAcgcaaaaacaagaaaaaatggaAGAAGGTGGTCCGCCCCAAGGAACAGGAGCCAGAAATCATA ACAGAGCCTGTAAACTCAGAACAGTTTCTACAAGCAGCCGTGGATAACCGGATTCTCGTGATCGACAAATATCTGGCAGACGGAGGGGACCCCAACGCTCATGACAAG TTCGCATGCACTGCCCTGCACCAGGCCTGCCTACGGGGCCATGCAGAGATCGTGGAGAAACTACTGGAAGCCAGGGCCAAACTGGAACCAAGAGACATG CTGGATGCGACGCCAGTGTTCTGGGCGTGTCGTGGGGGACACCTGGAGATCCTCAAGTGCCTGATCAACAGGGGAGCCAAGATCTCCACAAGGGACAAG CTCTGGAGCACCCCACTGCACGTGGCCGTCCGGACAGGGCACTGTGACTGTGCCGAGCATCTAATTGCCTGCGGGGCAAACATCAATGCACAAGACAAG GAAGGAGACACACCCATTCACGACGCAGTCCGGCTGGGACGTTTCAAGGCTGTGAAGATGCTGCTGATGTATGGCGCCAACCTCAACATCCAGAATGAG GAGGCCGTGACTCCGGTGGACCTGGTGAAGGACTGGCAGACGGGCATCCGAGCAACGCTGCAGGAGTGCGCTGACCGGCAGCATCTCTCCGCCAGGAACTGA
- the ANKRD39 gene encoding ankyrin repeat domain-containing protein 39 — protein sequence MESFSGHHKDGCCCSHRSAVLSVHQNVEEMDFERGIWYAALNGDLEGVKKHVLKHGSVNSPDPLGYTALHYASRNGHYNVCQFLLDNQAVTNAQTHGGATPLHRASYCGHTDIVKLLLAHGADPAVIDDDGRTCLHKAAENGHCELCSLLLEHNAELRNMRDKKLSTPCDLVPDSQEELRRLLDRSSLPASDGKECKGLESPTAL from the exons ATGGAATCCTTCTCGGGACATCACAAGGATGGCTGTTGCTGCTCCCACCGTTCAGCAGTTCTCAGTGTTCACCAGAATGTGGAGGAGATGGATTTTGAGAGAG GGATTTGGTATGCTGCTCTGAATGGAGACCTTGAAGGTGTCAAAAAGCATGTCCTGAAACATGGAAGCGTTAACAGTCCTGACCCCCTTGGATACACAGCTTTG CACTACGCCAGCCGCAACGGGCATTACAATGTCTGCCAGTTCCTGCTGGACAACCAAGCCGTTACCAATGCCCAGACCCATGGTGGGGCCACCCCTCTGCACCGAGCCTCTTACTGCGGCCACACAGATATTGTTAAGCTGTTGCTGGCCCATGGCGCTGACCCAGCTGTCATTGATGATGACGGGAGGACCTGCCTGCACAAG GCCGCAGAGAATGGACACTGCGAGCTCTGCTCCCTCCTGTTGGAGCACAACGCGGAGCTGAGGAACATGCGAGACAAGAAGCTCAGCACACCCTGCGACTTGGTTCCCGACAGTCAAGAGGAGTTGCGGAGGCTTTTAGACAGAAGCAGTTTGCCTGCAAGTGACGGCAAAGAATGCAAGGGCCTGGAAAGCCCTACCGCCCTCTAG